A stretch of the Sulfurimonas sp. HSL-1656 genome encodes the following:
- the trpB gene encoding tryptophan synthase subunit beta, whose product MQKPYLETMPDANGFFGKFGGAFIPPQLEEPFREIREAYDKLSKSYEYLHELRKIRKHYQGRPTPVYYAKNLSEFCGGGQIYLKREDLNHTGAHKLNHCMAEALLAKYLGKKKLIAETGAGQHGVALATAAAYFGLECEIHMGEVDIAKEHPNVVRMKILGAKVVPATHGLKTLKEAVDSAFEAYLADTETQMFAIGSVVGPHPFPRMVRDFQSVVGIEAKEQFMEMTGKLPDHAVACVGGGSNAMGLFSGFIDDPVKLHGVEPMGKGDKLGEHAATLTYGEEGVMHGFNSIMLKDAEGNPAPVHSIGSGIDYPSVGPEHAYLREIGRTIVGTATDDEAVDAFYKLSQYEGIIPALESAHAVAYAMKLARSNPKDAILINLSGRGDKDIDYVIEHYPIPPKR is encoded by the coding sequence ATGCAAAAACCGTATCTGGAGACCATGCCCGACGCGAACGGCTTTTTCGGCAAGTTCGGCGGTGCGTTCATCCCGCCCCAGCTCGAGGAACCTTTCCGGGAGATCCGCGAGGCCTATGACAAACTCTCGAAATCCTACGAGTACCTGCATGAGCTGCGCAAGATCCGCAAGCACTACCAGGGGCGGCCGACCCCGGTCTACTATGCGAAGAACCTGAGCGAGTTCTGCGGCGGCGGGCAGATCTACCTCAAGCGCGAGGACCTCAACCACACCGGCGCGCACAAGCTCAACCACTGCATGGCCGAAGCGCTGCTGGCCAAGTACCTGGGCAAGAAGAAGCTCATCGCCGAGACCGGGGCGGGGCAGCACGGCGTGGCGTTGGCGACGGCGGCGGCGTACTTCGGGCTGGAGTGCGAGATCCACATGGGCGAGGTGGACATCGCCAAGGAGCACCCCAACGTCGTGCGGATGAAGATCCTCGGCGCCAAGGTCGTCCCGGCGACGCACGGGCTCAAGACGCTGAAAGAGGCGGTCGACTCCGCGTTCGAGGCCTACCTGGCCGATACGGAGACCCAGATGTTCGCCATCGGCTCTGTCGTGGGGCCGCACCCCTTCCCTCGGATGGTGCGCGACTTCCAGTCCGTCGTCGGCATCGAGGCCAAAGAGCAGTTCATGGAGATGACGGGCAAACTCCCCGACCATGCCGTGGCCTGTGTCGGCGGCGGTTCCAACGCGATGGGGCTCTTTTCGGGCTTCATCGATGACCCGGTGAAGCTGCACGGCGTCGAACCGATGGGCAAGGGTGACAAGCTCGGGGAACACGCCGCGACGCTCACCTACGGCGAAGAGGGGGTGATGCACGGCTTCAACTCCATCATGCTCAAAGACGCCGAGGGCAACCCGGCACCGGTGCACTCCATCGGTTCGGGCATCGACTACCCCTCCGTCGGGCCGGAACACGCCTACCTGCGCGAGATCGGGCGTACCATCGTCGGTACGGCGACGGACGACGAAGCCGTGGATGCCTTCTACAAACTCTCGCAGTACGAGGGGATCATCCCGGCGCTCGAATCGGCCCACGCCGTCGCCTATGCGATGAAGCTGGCGCGTTCCAACCCCAAAGACGCCATCCTCATCAACCTCAGCGGGCGCGGCGACAAGGACATCGACTACGTCATCGAGCACTACCCCATCCCGCCGAAGAGGTGA